One Salvelinus namaycush isolate Seneca chromosome 4, SaNama_1.0, whole genome shotgun sequence genomic window carries:
- the si:ch211-221j21.3 gene encoding uncharacterized protein si:ch211-221j21.3, with translation MEYMTPLQNKRRHEGDLQNWKDCQAKRLCNGVGVCIQVEHGGMVTDSAMDTWDASMQQQGVPNSNSGVSINHPASNMVYAVQGSQRCNRCLAGEPGHINHIMGY, from the exons ATGGAATATATGACACCCCTCCAGAATAAGAGACGCCACGAAGGGGACCTTCAAAACTGGAAAGATTGCCAAGCG AAACGACTGTGCAACGGAGTGGGAGTCTGCATCCAGGTTGAACATGGCGGGATGGTGACTGACAGTGCCATGGATACATGGGATGCCAGCATGCAACAGCAGGGTGTCCCAAACAGCAACAGCGGTGTCAGCATCAACCACCCAGCTTCTAACATG GTCTATGCAGTCCAAGGCAGCCAACGTTGTAATCGGTGCCTGGCAGGGGAGCCT GGGCACATTAACCACATCATGGGCTATTGA